A stretch of Desulfobacter hydrogenophilus DNA encodes these proteins:
- the istB gene encoding IS21-like element helper ATPase IstB has translation MSDTLVMDRIESNLSRLKLSRIYEVLGSLAKTAEEQGKSYLSFLDELLEEEVAAKEQRRIETALRISGLPYIKSIDDFDFAFQPGLDKQKIMGLFDLSFIREKGNVIFLGPPGVGKTHLAISLALKACQSGMSIYFTNMEDLIIKLRKDHEAGKPGKGRGYYKSSLVVVDEVGYTPITREECNLFFRFIANRYEKNSTIITSNKAFGDWTELFHDPIIVTAILDRLLHHSAVVNIKGNSYRLKGKKP, from the coding sequence ATGAGTGATACCCTTGTAATGGATCGTATTGAATCCAACCTTAGCCGGCTAAAACTCTCCCGGATCTATGAAGTTTTAGGCAGCCTTGCCAAAACAGCCGAGGAGCAGGGAAAAAGTTATCTGTCTTTTCTGGATGAACTGCTTGAAGAAGAAGTGGCGGCGAAGGAGCAGCGCCGGATCGAAACCGCATTAAGGATATCAGGACTGCCGTATATCAAAAGCATAGATGATTTTGACTTCGCCTTCCAACCCGGTCTGGATAAACAAAAAATCATGGGGCTTTTTGATCTGAGCTTTATCCGTGAAAAAGGCAATGTGATTTTTCTTGGCCCTCCTGGTGTGGGAAAGACGCATCTTGCGATATCACTTGCGTTGAAGGCATGCCAATCGGGCATGAGTATCTATTTTACTAACATGGAAGATTTGATTATCAAGCTGCGAAAGGATCACGAGGCTGGGAAGCCGGGTAAGGGCCGTGGATACTATAAATCGTCCTTGGTCGTCGTTGATGAAGTGGGTTACACGCCCATCACCCGGGAAGAATGCAATTTATTCTTTCGTTTTATTGCCAACCGTTATGAAAAAAACAGCACCATTATCACATCAAATAAGGCGTTCGGAGACTGGACAGAGCTGTTCCATGACCCGATCATAGTGACGGCCATCCTTGATCGACTACTTCACCACAGCGCCGTCGTTAATATTAAGGGTAACAGTTATAGACTGAAAGGTAAAAAGCCATGA
- a CDS encoding TonB-dependent receptor, whose translation MQHPVVKLSVFIFALYLAPLNAFGADPSAEETSVLEDVVVSATRTPTRISQLGTSVTVITSKEIEAKQQIQVIDVLRSVPGVSVIQSGPKGAAVSIFMRGTANKHTLILVDGIEFRDPSAPAAESNLSNLTTDNIERIEVIRGPQSVLYGSDAIGGVINIITKKGQKNQPVMFPLKPVHTAPNVAWPAALLAMIM comes from the coding sequence ATGCAACATCCTGTGGTGAAACTATCTGTGTTTATTTTTGCGCTTTATTTAGCGCCGCTGAACGCCTTTGGGGCAGACCCATCGGCAGAGGAAACAAGTGTTTTAGAAGATGTGGTAGTCAGTGCAACAAGAACGCCGACCCGCATTTCTCAGCTGGGAACTTCGGTTACCGTTATTACGTCAAAAGAAATTGAGGCCAAGCAGCAGATCCAGGTGATTGATGTTCTGCGCAGTGTGCCGGGTGTAAGTGTGATTCAGTCCGGCCCCAAGGGTGCAGCGGTCTCTATTTTTATGCGTGGAACGGCCAATAAACATACCCTGATATTGGTCGATGGCATTGAATTTAGAGATCCTTCGGCTCCTGCAGCCGAGTCAAATCTGTCAAATTTAACAACGGATAATATTGAACGTATTGAGGTTATCAGGGGCCCCCAGAGTGTTCTTTACGGTTCTGATGCCATCGGCGGTGTTATCAACATAATTACGAAAAAAGGACAAAAAAACCAACCGGTTATGTTTCCGTTGAAGCCGGTTCATACAGCACCAAACGTGGCGTGGCCGGCGGCTCTTTTGGCAATGATTATGTGA
- a CDS encoding ABC transporter ATP-binding protein codes for MTPSPLLEIQDITLGFGHRRILSNISFNVPTGRIVSIIGPNGTGKTSLLRTVCGTLEPFKGKIVLKGKDICIQTRAELARQMAVVRQNLDPLPMQVQAYVLIGRLPFFKPFQFFETRKDRELARHFMTVAGIGDLADSAMDQVSGGERQLAALARALTQEPKFLVLDEPTAHLDITHQVRILDLISGLRDSLGLTVLMVIHDLNLAAEYSDNLVLLDKDKGRIHAMGAPEQVLTRKNIQTVYQTPVRVGRNPNSGRPWVFIDKAGGLKDSER; via the coding sequence ATGACACCATCGCCGCTGTTAGAAATCCAGGATATCACCCTGGGTTTTGGTCACCGTCGGATATTGTCCAATATCAGCTTTAATGTGCCAACGGGCCGGATTGTTTCAATTATCGGTCCCAACGGCACCGGTAAAACCAGCCTGCTGCGCACGGTTTGCGGGACTCTGGAACCGTTTAAGGGAAAAATTGTGCTCAAGGGAAAGGACATCTGCATCCAGACCCGGGCCGAACTTGCCCGGCAAATGGCTGTGGTCCGCCAGAATCTGGACCCTTTACCCATGCAGGTTCAAGCCTATGTACTGATAGGTCGCCTGCCGTTTTTCAAACCGTTTCAATTTTTTGAAACCCGCAAAGACAGGGAACTTGCCCGGCATTTTATGACGGTCGCGGGCATCGGGGACCTTGCCGATTCCGCCATGGACCAGGTTTCAGGCGGGGAGCGCCAACTGGCTGCCCTTGCAAGGGCGCTAACCCAGGAACCTAAATTCCTTGTGCTGGATGAACCCACAGCGCATCTTGACATCACCCACCAAGTCAGAATTCTGGATCTTATTTCCGGACTGCGGGACAGTCTTGGCCTTACCGTGCTCATGGTAATCCATGATTTGAATCTGGCTGCTGAATATTCTGATAATCTGGTGCTGCTCGACAAAGACAAAGGGCGGATTCATGCTATGGGCGCTCCGGAACAGGTCCTGACCCGAAAAAATATCCAGACCGTATACCAGACCCCTGTCCGGGTGGGGAGAAATCCCAACTCCGGCCGGCCCTGGGTGTTTATAGACAAGGCTGGCGGCCTGAAAGATTCTGAGAGATGA
- a CDS encoding FecCD family ABC transporter permease has product MKANARSWGLFSLGLFILLVFTAGLSLSVGSAGIRFFDIPEIIAAGPGSPEYSILMGIRLPRTLLGIAMGGALGLAGTLLQGLFKNPLVEPYTLGISGGASLGICINILFKLYAVIGIIAYPLSGFVGASLVIFLVYGLNRSTRHIRSNRMLLTGVMISYVASSLVMLLMALARPDDLQAIVLWIMGSLDEPDMRLIRMALTGSLAGLFFSYFFCFDLNGLALGEEEAAGLGVNTARARKGIFLIASFLTGLSVSMAGVIMFVGLIVPHFMRLITGPDHRILLLASYLSGAVFLLMCDVVARTVITPLELPVGVITGIIGGVVFIWAISRKKGDI; this is encoded by the coding sequence TTGAAAGCCAATGCCAGGTCATGGGGCCTGTTCTCCCTGGGCCTGTTTATTCTTCTGGTGTTTACAGCAGGCCTATCCTTGTCCGTGGGCAGTGCAGGTATCCGATTTTTTGACATCCCGGAAATCATTGCTGCAGGGCCGGGCAGTCCCGAATACAGCATCCTTATGGGCATCAGGCTGCCGAGAACTCTGCTTGGCATTGCCATGGGCGGGGCATTAGGCCTTGCCGGCACCCTGCTCCAGGGTCTGTTTAAAAATCCTCTGGTGGAACCCTATACCCTTGGGATCTCCGGCGGGGCATCCCTTGGCATCTGCATAAATATCCTGTTCAAACTCTACGCGGTCATCGGCATCATTGCCTATCCTTTATCCGGGTTTGTCGGTGCAAGCCTGGTTATTTTTCTGGTATACGGACTAAACCGCAGCACCCGGCATATCCGTTCCAACCGGATGCTGCTTACCGGCGTCATGATCTCCTATGTGGCCTCCTCCCTTGTCATGCTGCTCATGGCCCTGGCCCGGCCCGACGATCTCCAGGCCATTGTGCTCTGGATTATGGGATCTTTGGATGAACCGGACATGCGTCTGATCCGCATGGCCCTGACGGGGTCTCTGGCCGGCCTTTTTTTCTCCTATTTTTTCTGTTTTGACCTCAACGGCTTGGCCTTGGGCGAAGAAGAAGCCGCAGGCCTTGGGGTGAATACGGCCCGGGCCCGGAAAGGCATCTTTCTCATTGCATCGTTTCTAACCGGTCTGTCCGTATCCATGGCAGGCGTCATCATGTTTGTGGGGCTTATTGTTCCCCATTTCATGCGCCTGATCACAGGACCGGATCACAGAATACTTTTACTGGCCTCCTATCTGTCCGGTGCCGTGTTCCTGCTGATGTGCGATGTGGTGGCACGGACCGTGATCACGCCGCTGGAACTGCCTGTGGGCGTTATTACCGGCATTATTGGCGGCGTGGTGTTCATCTGGGCTATTTCCAGAAAAAAGGGGGACATATGA
- a CDS encoding ABC transporter substrate-binding protein, translated as MDRPKPFKTFLVWVSVLVCIPAWAPAQGPAPAIRVVSLSPFITETIYLLGAQDQLLADTSYCTVPPEAARKEKIGSVTRMNVEKIIILEPDLVISSPLSKEKQLKILRSQGIRIMEIRNPKTFDQMCVITLKIADALGKTPQAQTLVQQASDDVDRVREQVAGLSPRRVFIQIGLKPLHTVNKDLFINEYIIQANAVNIAENQPSGIYSREEVIKQDPDVILVATMGTSKKAAIFEKKRWMDFPSLTSAGNNEIHVLDPEVICHPTPASFASGLQRVAALIHPEIGTAEGSSN; from the coding sequence ATGGACAGGCCCAAGCCTTTTAAAACGTTTTTAGTCTGGGTGTCTGTCCTGGTCTGTATTCCGGCCTGGGCCCCAGCCCAAGGGCCTGCCCCGGCTATCCGGGTGGTCTCTTTGTCCCCCTTTATTACGGAAACCATTTACCTTTTGGGTGCCCAGGACCAGCTGCTTGCCGACACCTCCTATTGTACAGTGCCCCCCGAGGCAGCCCGGAAAGAAAAGATCGGGTCCGTAACCCGGATGAATGTCGAAAAGATTATCATCCTGGAACCGGATCTTGTGATCTCCTCTCCTTTGAGCAAGGAAAAGCAGCTTAAAATTCTTCGATCCCAGGGTATCCGGATCATGGAGATCCGCAACCCCAAAACCTTTGACCAGATGTGCGTCATTACCCTGAAAATTGCAGACGCCCTTGGTAAAACACCCCAGGCCCAGACTCTTGTGCAACAGGCCTCCGATGATGTGGACAGAGTCCGCGAACAGGTTGCGGGCTTAAGCCCGAGACGGGTATTTATTCAGATTGGTCTCAAACCCCTTCACACGGTAAACAAAGATCTGTTTATCAATGAATATATTATCCAGGCCAATGCCGTTAATATCGCAGAAAATCAACCCTCCGGCATCTATTCCCGTGAAGAGGTGATTAAGCAGGACCCGGATGTCATCCTCGTGGCCACCATGGGGACAAGTAAAAAAGCTGCAATTTTTGAGAAAAAACGGTGGATGGATTTTCCTTCCCTGACATCTGCCGGGAATAACGAAATTCACGTGCTCGATCCGGAAGTGATCTGCCATCCCACACCAGCCAGCTTTGCATCCGGTCTTCAGCGGGTGGCAGCCCTGATTCATCCGGAAATCGGCACTGCAGAAGGGTCCTCCAATTGA